In Corynebacterium nuruki S6-4, the following proteins share a genomic window:
- a CDS encoding quinone-dependent dihydroorotate dehydrogenase, giving the protein MTPASTVSPVSPVSAAFRALRGLVYRGSLGLMFRLRPERIHGLMATALHTAAGITPVRRGLRALLPVTDPVLAQRIAGLDVPRPLGLAAGFDKDATMADIWGPLGFGFAEVGTVTAVAQPGNPTPRMFRFPGDHAILNRMGFNNHGALAAARQLAGRREYAEPVGVNLGKTKKTPAEVAPADYFESARAVHAVADYLVINVSSPNTPGLRDLQAVESLRPIVAAVRRASDRPLFVKIAPDLSDEDVDAVTDLALELDLTGLIATNTTISRDGLTGSPAVIASYGAGGISGPPVAARALTVLRRIRHRAGDRLVLIGVGGIETPQQAWERIGAGADLLQGFTGFIYGGPDWIRDIHLGLADQVRRHGLPSISAAVGRELEWLD; this is encoded by the coding sequence ATGACCCCCGCCTCCACTGTGTCCCCAGTGTCCCCTGTGTCTGCTGCGTTCCGTGCCCTCCGCGGACTCGTCTACCGCGGCTCCCTCGGCCTCATGTTCCGGCTGCGTCCGGAGCGGATCCACGGCCTCATGGCCACCGCCCTGCACACCGCCGCCGGGATCACCCCGGTACGCCGCGGCCTGCGGGCACTGCTTCCGGTGACCGACCCGGTGCTCGCCCAGCGCATCGCCGGGCTCGACGTCCCGCGCCCGCTGGGCCTGGCCGCCGGGTTCGACAAGGACGCGACGATGGCCGACATCTGGGGGCCGCTCGGTTTCGGCTTCGCCGAAGTGGGCACGGTCACCGCCGTCGCCCAGCCGGGCAATCCCACGCCGCGGATGTTCCGCTTCCCCGGCGATCACGCCATCCTCAACCGGATGGGCTTCAACAACCACGGTGCGCTCGCCGCCGCCCGCCAGCTGGCCGGACGCCGGGAGTACGCCGAGCCGGTGGGAGTGAACCTCGGGAAGACGAAGAAGACCCCCGCCGAGGTCGCCCCGGCGGACTACTTCGAGTCCGCCCGCGCGGTCCACGCCGTCGCCGACTACCTCGTCATCAACGTCTCCTCCCCCAACACCCCCGGTCTGCGGGATCTGCAGGCGGTCGAGAGTCTGCGTCCGATCGTGGCCGCGGTCCGCCGGGCCAGTGACCGCCCGTTGTTCGTCAAGATTGCACCGGACCTCTCCGACGAGGACGTGGACGCCGTCACCGACCTCGCCCTCGAACTCGACCTCACCGGTCTCATCGCGACCAACACGACGATCAGCCGGGACGGTCTGACCGGCTCCCCCGCCGTGATCGCCTCCTACGGGGCCGGCGGGATCTCCGGACCGCCGGTGGCGGCGCGCGCCCTGACGGTGCTGCGCCGGATCCGGCACCGTGCCGGCGACCGGCTCGTCCTCATCGGCGTCGGCGGTATCGAGACACCGCAGCAGGCCTGGGAGCGTATCGGCGCCGGAGCAGACCTCCTCCAGGGCTTCACCGGGTTCATCTACGGTGGCCCGGACTGGATCCGGGACATCCACCTGGGTCTGGCCGACCAGGTGCGGCGCCACGGTCTGCCGTCGATCTCGGCGGCCGTGGGCCGTGAGCTGGAGTGGCTCGACTGA
- a CDS encoding TVP38/TMEM64 family protein: MKPLLRDLLTGWRRLPTSVQLALPTLLVVLVAAGFLLPLPDASTLRDAIAATGGWAPLAYLLLMVTVTQLPVPRTVWTVAAGLLFGAWTGSLLALGGLLLSAGLSFLLIRRLGRGLVHRTADLRQIAVLQARLEQRGWISVLGLRMIPAVPFTLLNYACGLSRIPVAPYLTATVAGSAPNTVATVVATDVIVTGGNPWTLGITVVTAALGLGLTVRESRILGRPQTGPPHTPPEVKATE; encoded by the coding sequence GTGAAACCCCTGCTCCGTGATCTCCTCACCGGGTGGCGCCGGCTGCCCACCAGTGTGCAGCTCGCCCTGCCGACCCTCCTGGTCGTCCTCGTCGCGGCGGGCTTCCTCCTTCCCCTGCCGGACGCCTCGACCCTGCGGGACGCGATCGCCGCCACCGGGGGGTGGGCCCCCCTCGCCTATCTGCTGCTCATGGTCACCGTGACCCAGCTGCCGGTGCCCCGGACGGTGTGGACCGTGGCGGCCGGTCTGCTGTTCGGGGCCTGGACCGGGTCCCTCCTCGCCCTCGGCGGTCTCCTGCTCTCGGCCGGGCTCTCCTTCCTGCTGATCCGCCGGCTCGGGCGCGGACTCGTCCACCGCACCGCCGACCTCCGGCAGATCGCGGTCCTGCAGGCCCGCCTGGAACAACGCGGCTGGATCAGCGTCCTGGGGCTCCGGATGATCCCCGCCGTCCCCTTCACCCTCCTCAACTACGCCTGCGGACTCTCCCGGATCCCGGTGGCCCCGTATCTCACCGCGACCGTCGCCGGTTCCGCCCCGAACACGGTCGCCACCGTCGTCGCCACGGACGTGATCGTCACCGGAGGGAACCCCTGGACACTCGGCATCACCGTGGTGACCGCCGCGCTCGGACTCGGACTGACCGTCCGCGAAAGCAGGATCCTGGGCCGACCGCAGACCGGGCCCCCGCACACTCCCCCTGAGGTCAAGGCGACAGAGTAG
- a CDS encoding thioesterase family protein — MTDITDAYFLPGATHTDDVGTSWQTFTATEHTGSPWGPGFQHGAPPSALVTHLLESATPASGRLVRTTTDLLGAVPLGELRTSTRVLRPGRRISLVEATVTNPDGREVARGTGWWVRELDTTAIETAVAPDVVPLAEATPDDDPSDPGSFTGRWSGGYIDTLECRIAPGQLWVRSTIPVVAGVPDSPWTRLMAVADVANGTNPTLDPGQWQFMNTDLTVCVHRLPRGTWTCVQADANYGPDGAGLTVGRLYDEEGPVGTTNQALLLEPATPAP, encoded by the coding sequence ATGACAGACATCACGGACGCTTACTTTCTGCCAGGTGCGACACACACCGATGACGTGGGTACCTCATGGCAGACCTTCACCGCCACCGAACACACCGGGAGCCCCTGGGGCCCCGGATTCCAGCACGGGGCACCCCCGTCCGCCCTGGTGACGCACCTCCTCGAGTCGGCGACCCCCGCCAGCGGCCGACTGGTCCGCACCACCACCGACCTGCTCGGCGCCGTCCCGCTCGGCGAGCTGCGCACCAGCACCCGGGTACTGCGGCCGGGCCGCCGGATCAGCCTCGTCGAGGCCACCGTGACCAACCCGGACGGCCGCGAGGTCGCCCGCGGCACCGGCTGGTGGGTGCGGGAACTGGACACCACCGCCATCGAGACCGCCGTCGCCCCCGACGTCGTCCCCCTGGCCGAGGCGACCCCCGACGACGACCCGTCGGATCCGGGCTCCTTCACCGGCCGGTGGTCGGGCGGCTACATCGACACCCTCGAATGCCGGATCGCCCCCGGTCAACTGTGGGTCCGCAGCACGATCCCCGTCGTCGCCGGCGTCCCGGACTCCCCCTGGACCCGGCTCATGGCGGTCGCCGACGTCGCCAACGGCACCAACCCGACGCTCGACCCGGGCCAGTGGCAGTTCATGAACACCGACCTCACCGTCTGCGTCCACCGGCTGCCGCGCGGCACCTGGACCTGTGTGCAGGCCGACGCCAACTACGGCCCCGACGGTGCCGGCCTCACCGTCGGCCGGCTCTACGACGAGGAGGGCCCGGTGGGCACCACCAACCAGGCGCTGCTGCTGGAGCCCGCTACTCCTGCTCCGTGA
- a CDS encoding phosphoribosyl-ATP diphosphatase, whose protein sequence is MKNFDSLFEELSQRAQERPEGSGTVKALDGGLHNLGKKIAEEAGEVWLAAEYQSDDELSEEISQLIYWLQVVMVKRGLNPDDIYKFL, encoded by the coding sequence GTGAAGAACTTCGATTCCCTGTTTGAGGAACTGTCCCAGCGTGCGCAGGAGCGTCCGGAAGGATCCGGCACCGTGAAGGCTCTGGACGGTGGACTGCATAACCTCGGGAAGAAGATCGCGGAGGAGGCGGGCGAGGTCTGGCTCGCCGCCGAGTACCAGAGTGACGACGAGCTCTCCGAGGAGATCTCGCAGCTCATCTACTGGCTGCAGGTGGTCATGGTCAAGCGTGGCCTGAACCCCGACGACATCTACAAGTTCCTCTGA
- the hisG gene encoding ATP phosphoribosyltransferase — MLRVAVPNKGALSETADEILREAGYPGRGDRKSLTVLDEPNGVEFYFLRPKDIAIYVASGHLDMGITGRDLAADTREETDELLGLGFGRSTFRYAAPVGGDWTVEALDGKRIATSFPNLVRRDLQDRGLDAEVIRLDGAVEISIRLGVADAIADVVETGRTLRQQGLEPFGEPIISSEAVVIGRRGAQLDDRQRIFLKRIEGILHARNYVMLDYNCPRSILESVSSVTPGLSAPTVSPLAQEDWVAVRAMVPRRDANTLMDQLSAMGAKAILASDIRIARI, encoded by the coding sequence ATGCTGCGCGTCGCCGTGCCCAACAAGGGCGCACTGTCCGAGACCGCCGATGAGATCCTCCGCGAGGCCGGCTACCCGGGCCGCGGCGACCGCAAGTCCCTGACCGTCCTCGACGAGCCGAACGGCGTGGAGTTCTACTTCCTGCGCCCCAAGGACATCGCCATCTACGTCGCCAGCGGCCACCTCGACATGGGGATCACCGGCCGCGACCTCGCCGCCGACACCCGGGAGGAGACCGACGAACTGCTCGGGCTCGGCTTCGGCCGGTCGACGTTCCGGTACGCCGCCCCGGTGGGCGGGGACTGGACCGTCGAGGCGCTCGACGGCAAGCGGATCGCGACCTCGTTCCCGAACCTGGTGCGTCGTGACCTGCAGGACCGCGGGCTGGACGCCGAGGTCATCCGGCTCGACGGCGCGGTGGAGATCTCCATCCGACTGGGCGTGGCGGACGCCATCGCCGATGTCGTGGAGACCGGCCGTACCCTGCGCCAGCAGGGGCTGGAGCCGTTCGGTGAGCCGATCATCTCCTCCGAGGCGGTCGTCATCGGTCGCCGGGGTGCCCAGCTCGATGACCGGCAGCGGATCTTCCTCAAGCGCATCGAGGGCATCCTCCACGCCCGCAACTACGTGATGCTGGACTACAACTGCCCTCGTTCCATCCTCGAAAGCGTATCCTCGGTCACGCCGGGTCTGTCCGCTCCGACGGTGTCCCCGCTCGCCCAGGAGGACTGGGTCGCTGTGCGTGCCATGGTGCCGCGCAGGGACGCCAACACCCTCATGGACCAGCTGTCCGCCATGGGAGCAAAAGCCATTCTGGCCAGCGACATCCGTATCGCACGCATCTGA
- a CDS encoding SPFH domain-containing protein translates to MAVLLIVVLVLVVVLLVKAVALIPQGEAAVIERLGRYIRTVSGGLTILVPFIDRVRDKVDTREQVVSFPPQAVITQDNLTVAIDIVVTFQINDAARAIYGVNNYIVGVEQISVATLRDVVGGMTLEETLTSRDVINRRLRGELDAATTKWGLRISRVELKAIDPPPSIQQSMEMQMKADREKRAMILTAEGRRESDIKTAEGEKQARILGAEGEKHAQILAAEAERQGRILRAEGERAAKYLEAQGEAKAIQKVAAAIKAARITPEVLSYQYLEKLPEMAQGDANKVWMLPMQFGDSLEKFAKSFADKGDDGVFRYEPPEVDDSVREEANETSSEDWFKTESAPEIAKAVAEANAVANRSVAEEEAVDDPAVSAASRHARAYEPPTSTPPAQPASPPQPDAGT, encoded by the coding sequence CTGGCTGTTCTCCTGATCGTCGTCCTGGTGCTCGTTGTCGTCCTCCTCGTCAAGGCGGTCGCCCTGATTCCACAGGGGGAGGCGGCCGTCATCGAACGTCTCGGCCGCTATATCCGGACCGTGTCCGGGGGACTGACGATCCTGGTGCCCTTCATCGACCGCGTCCGCGACAAGGTGGACACCCGTGAGCAGGTCGTGTCTTTCCCGCCGCAGGCGGTCATCACCCAGGACAACCTCACGGTGGCCATCGACATTGTCGTGACCTTCCAGATCAACGATGCGGCACGGGCGATCTACGGGGTCAACAACTACATCGTCGGTGTCGAGCAGATCTCCGTCGCCACGCTGCGTGACGTCGTCGGCGGCATGACGCTGGAGGAGACCCTGACCTCCCGCGACGTCATCAACCGGCGGCTGCGTGGGGAGCTGGACGCGGCGACGACGAAATGGGGTCTGCGCATCAGCCGCGTGGAGCTCAAGGCCATCGATCCGCCGCCGTCGATCCAGCAGTCCATGGAGATGCAGATGAAGGCGGACCGGGAGAAGCGGGCGATGATCCTCACCGCCGAGGGCCGGCGGGAGTCCGACATCAAGACCGCCGAAGGTGAGAAACAGGCCCGTATCCTCGGTGCGGAAGGTGAGAAGCACGCCCAGATCCTCGCCGCCGAGGCCGAGCGGCAGGGGCGGATCCTGCGGGCCGAGGGTGAGCGCGCCGCGAAGTACCTGGAGGCGCAGGGTGAGGCGAAGGCGATCCAGAAGGTCGCCGCGGCGATCAAGGCGGCACGCATCACTCCGGAGGTCCTGTCCTACCAGTACCTGGAGAAGCTGCCGGAGATGGCGCAGGGCGACGCGAACAAGGTCTGGATGCTGCCGATGCAGTTCGGTGACTCGCTGGAGAAGTTCGCGAAGTCCTTCGCGGACAAGGGCGACGACGGGGTGTTCCGTTACGAACCGCCGGAGGTCGACGACAGTGTGCGGGAGGAGGCCAACGAGACGAGTTCGGAGGACTGGTTCAAGACCGAGTCCGCCCCCGAGATCGCGAAGGCGGTGGCCGAGGCGAATGCCGTCGCCAACCGCAGTGTGGCCGAGGAGGAGGCCGTCGACGACCCGGCTGTCAGCGCAGCGTCCCGACACGCGCGAGCATATGAACCGCCAACGTCCACCCCGCCTGCTCAGCCTGCCAGCCCGCCGCAGCCAGACGCTGGGACATAG
- a CDS encoding HAD family hydrolase — MKALLWDMDGTLVDTEPRWGEATYAMAAAMGRELTPELRAQTVGGSAEGTVRLCADWAGLELTDAGVADWIDRLYEDVSARFARGLELQPGVHDLLSAAKAAGIPMMVVTNTFRRLADQALDSIGRHWFVGSVCGDEVAVGKPDPMPYRTAAGRLGVDPDDCLVFEDSVNGRTSAAAAGCRVVDVSAPGALAGLTLPDVVRLWQARAGVTE, encoded by the coding sequence GTGAAGGCACTGCTGTGGGACATGGACGGGACACTGGTGGACACCGAACCGCGCTGGGGGGAGGCGACCTACGCGATGGCGGCGGCGATGGGACGCGAGCTCACCCCCGAACTCCGGGCACAGACGGTCGGCGGGAGCGCGGAGGGCACGGTGCGGCTGTGCGCGGACTGGGCCGGCCTGGAGCTCACCGACGCCGGGGTCGCCGACTGGATCGACCGGCTCTACGAGGACGTCTCCGCCCGGTTCGCCCGCGGCCTGGAACTGCAGCCGGGCGTCCACGACCTGCTGTCGGCGGCGAAGGCCGCCGGCATCCCGATGATGGTGGTGACCAACACCTTCCGCCGGCTCGCCGACCAGGCACTGGACAGTATCGGCAGGCACTGGTTCGTCGGTTCGGTGTGCGGCGACGAGGTCGCGGTCGGCAAGCCCGATCCCATGCCGTACCGCACCGCGGCCGGGCGGCTGGGCGTCGACCCCGACGACTGCCTGGTGTTCGAGGACTCGGTCAACGGCCGGACCTCCGCGGCCGCGGCCGGCTGCCGGGTCGTCGATGTCTCGGCACCGGGGGCGCTGGCCGGTCTGACGCTGCCTGACGTGGTCCGGCTGTGGCAGGCCCGGGCGGGTGTGACAGAATAG
- a CDS encoding YbhB/YbcL family Raf kinase inhibitor-like protein codes for MTDSARNHQPTYISDRFPGPDPYAPLTDLPTFTLTSEDFADGDRLPAAQLGGSDVSPQLSWSGAPEGTETYAVTCYDPDAPTGAGYWHWAVFNIPASVTSLAAGAGDSELSGLPDGAVALRGDSGSRGYYGAEPPAGHGPHRYLYVVHAVPTRLDIRDSSSPTILGFSLNFQASARAILWGWAEN; via the coding sequence ATGACTGATTCCGCGCGCAACCACCAACCGACCTACATCTCGGACCGGTTCCCGGGCCCCGACCCCTACGCCCCGCTGACCGACCTCCCGACCTTCACCCTCACCAGCGAGGACTTCGCCGACGGCGACCGGCTCCCGGCCGCCCAGCTGGGCGGGAGCGACGTCTCCCCGCAGCTGTCCTGGAGCGGCGCCCCCGAAGGGACCGAGACCTATGCGGTGACCTGTTACGACCCGGACGCCCCCACCGGTGCCGGCTACTGGCACTGGGCCGTGTTCAACATCCCCGCCTCGGTGACCTCGTTGGCCGCCGGCGCCGGGGACAGTGAACTGTCGGGTCTGCCGGACGGGGCGGTGGCGCTGCGCGGCGACTCCGGAAGCCGCGGCTACTACGGTGCCGAGCCGCCCGCCGGCCACGGCCCCCACCGTTACCTCTACGTCGTCCACGCGGTGCCGACCCGGCTCGACATCCGGGACAGCTCCAGCCCGACGATCCTCGGCTTCAGCCTGAACTTCCAGGCCTCCGCCCGCGCGATCCTGTGGGGCTGGGCCGAGAACTGA
- a CDS encoding DNA-binding protein has protein sequence MFAIHALYRGHARRRGDYVREIAGALAGSRAVTDATILAPDAFVLLSPDADSTTTVVLNLLQVGDFAVGIGAVLPDADDGDADPDHLTAAAERALAGNRRAGAVSARIEQPGPGGAQAPGHAVDVADDIAAAFTLIAHLLSRRTAEGREATALMRQGYLQTEAAEMVGISKQAMSQRLAAAGWQAEQAGWTLAVHMLARVGTLR, from the coding sequence ATGTTCGCCATCCATGCGCTCTACCGCGGCCACGCCCGCCGACGGGGCGATTACGTCCGTGAAATTGCCGGGGCCCTCGCCGGGAGCCGGGCCGTCACCGACGCGACGATCCTCGCCCCCGACGCGTTCGTCCTGCTCTCCCCGGACGCCGACAGCACCACCACGGTCGTCCTCAACCTGCTGCAGGTCGGCGACTTCGCGGTCGGCATCGGCGCAGTGCTCCCGGACGCCGATGACGGGGACGCTGACCCCGACCACCTCACCGCCGCGGCCGAACGTGCCCTCGCCGGCAACCGCCGGGCCGGCGCGGTCAGCGCACGCATCGAGCAGCCGGGACCGGGCGGAGCCCAGGCGCCCGGGCACGCGGTCGACGTCGCCGACGACATCGCCGCCGCCTTCACCCTCATCGCCCACCTGCTGAGCAGGCGGACGGCCGAGGGGCGGGAGGCGACGGCACTGATGCGGCAGGGGTACCTGCAGACCGAGGCGGCGGAGATGGTCGGGATCTCCAAACAGGCTATGTCCCAGCGTCTGGCTGCGGCGGGCTGGCAGGCTGAGCAGGCGGGGTGGACGTTGGCGGTTCATATGCTCGCGCGTGTCGGGACGCTGCGCTGA
- the mshC gene encoding cysteine--1-D-myo-inosityl 2-amino-2-deoxy-alpha-D-glucopyranoside ligase: MRSWPSPEIPALPGSGVPLSLYDTADDVVRPVATDWPSGEVGVYVCGITPYDSTHLGHAATYVTFDLVNRLLTDNGHAVHYVQNITDVDDPLFERAERDGVDWRELGASQIDLFRGDMEALSVIPPREYVGAMETIDEVVDLVGRLMAVGAAYRLDDDGYPDVYADYTATEQFGYESRYDAATMAELFAERGGDPDRPGKRHPLDALVWRAHRDGEPAWDSPFGPGRPGWHVECSAIATNRLGASFAVQGGGSDLRFPHHEFSAAHAEAAHGCARMADHYVHTGMIGLDGVKMSKSLGNLVFVSKLVEAGHDPAAIRLGLYENHYRADRDWSDAVLTRAEERLARWRAAAQAAAVLPADVAAPLVAEVRAALADDLDTPRVLQLVDDWCEQVTGGSVAASGDGAGQTAGELVTAMTDALLGVRL, translated from the coding sequence ATGCGTTCCTGGCCCTCACCCGAGATTCCGGCCCTCCCCGGGTCCGGCGTCCCCCTAAGCCTCTACGACACCGCCGATGACGTGGTCCGCCCCGTCGCCACCGACTGGCCGTCCGGCGAGGTCGGTGTGTACGTCTGCGGCATCACCCCCTACGATTCGACCCACCTGGGGCATGCCGCGACCTACGTCACTTTCGACCTGGTCAACCGGCTGCTCACCGACAACGGCCATGCGGTGCACTACGTGCAGAACATCACCGACGTCGACGATCCGCTGTTCGAGCGGGCCGAGCGCGACGGGGTGGACTGGCGTGAACTCGGCGCCTCCCAGATCGACCTGTTCCGCGGTGACATGGAGGCCCTGTCGGTCATCCCGCCGCGCGAGTACGTCGGCGCGATGGAGACCATCGACGAGGTCGTCGATCTCGTCGGTCGGCTGATGGCCGTCGGTGCGGCCTACCGGCTCGACGATGACGGGTACCCGGACGTCTACGCCGACTACACCGCCACCGAGCAGTTCGGCTACGAGTCCCGCTACGATGCCGCGACGATGGCCGAGCTGTTCGCCGAGCGCGGTGGCGACCCGGACCGTCCCGGGAAACGGCATCCGCTGGACGCCCTGGTGTGGCGGGCCCACCGTGACGGCGAGCCGGCCTGGGACTCGCCCTTCGGCCCGGGCCGCCCCGGCTGGCACGTCGAGTGTTCGGCCATCGCCACCAACCGGCTCGGTGCGTCCTTCGCCGTCCAGGGCGGCGGCAGTGACCTGCGGTTCCCGCACCACGAGTTCTCCGCGGCCCACGCGGAGGCGGCCCACGGCTGTGCCCGGATGGCCGACCACTACGTCCACACCGGCATGATCGGGCTGGACGGGGTGAAGATGAGCAAGTCGCTCGGCAACCTCGTCTTCGTCTCGAAGCTCGTCGAGGCCGGACACGATCCCGCCGCGATCCGGCTGGGCCTCTACGAGAACCACTACCGGGCCGACCGGGACTGGTCCGATGCGGTCCTGACCCGTGCCGAGGAGCGGCTGGCCCGGTGGCGGGCGGCGGCACAGGCGGCCGCCGTGCTGCCGGCGGACGTTGCGGCGCCGCTGGTCGCCGAGGTCCGTGCGGCCCTCGCCGATGACCTGGACACCCCCCGGGTGCTGCAGCTCGTCGACGACTGGTGTGAGCAGGTGACCGGCGGATCGGTCGCGGCGTCCGGCGACGGGGCCGGTCAGACCGCCGGTGAGCTCGTCACGGCGATGACCGACGCCCTGCTGGGCGTCCGGCTGTGA
- the aspA gene encoding aspartate ammonia-lyase: protein MITSAETISRSAHSADSFRTEEDLLGTMEVPENAYYGVHALRAVDNFQISRTTLNQLPEFIRGMVQVKKAAALANKRLHTLPGEKADAIVWACDQILEHHRCMDQFPIDVYQGGAGTSTNMNVNEVVANLALEHLGEPKGSYDVINPNDDVNMSQSTNDAYPTGFRLGIHSAFQELIKHLGALERAFEAKGAEFGDTITMGRTQLQDAVPVSLGEEFTAFARNLDEEQSQLDRAAGFMLEVNLGGTAIGTGVNAPAGYQAQVTAALSEVTGLEIKGAGDLLEATSDTGAYVNASSVVKRVAMKLSKICNDLRLLSSGPRAGLNEINLPERQAGSSIMPAKVNPVIPEVVNQICFKVFGNDVTISMAAEAGQLQLNVMEPVIAQSLFESIRLLARACTTLRTLCVVGITANPEVCRAYVEHSIGIVTYLNPLIGHHNGDLVGKECARTGKSVREVVLERGLLDEKTLDEVLSTENLLHPTWRGKLYVNS from the coding sequence ATCATCACTTCCGCGGAGACGATCTCCCGGTCGGCCCACTCCGCCGACAGCTTCCGCACCGAGGAAGACCTCCTCGGCACGATGGAGGTCCCCGAGAACGCCTACTACGGCGTCCACGCCCTGCGCGCGGTGGACAACTTCCAGATCTCGCGGACCACGCTGAACCAGCTCCCCGAGTTCATCCGGGGCATGGTGCAGGTGAAGAAGGCGGCGGCGCTGGCGAACAAGCGCCTGCACACCCTGCCGGGGGAGAAGGCGGACGCCATTGTCTGGGCCTGTGACCAGATCCTCGAGCACCACCGGTGCATGGACCAGTTCCCGATCGACGTCTACCAGGGCGGTGCGGGGACCTCGACGAACATGAATGTCAACGAGGTCGTCGCCAACCTGGCCCTGGAGCACCTCGGGGAACCGAAGGGCAGCTACGACGTCATCAACCCCAATGACGACGTCAACATGAGCCAGTCGACCAACGACGCCTACCCGACGGGGTTCCGGCTCGGCATCCACTCCGCCTTCCAGGAGCTCATCAAGCACCTCGGCGCGCTGGAGCGTGCCTTCGAGGCCAAGGGCGCGGAATTCGGTGACACCATCACCATGGGCCGCACCCAGCTGCAGGACGCCGTCCCGGTGAGCCTCGGCGAGGAGTTCACCGCCTTCGCCCGGAACCTCGACGAGGAGCAGTCACAGCTCGACCGCGCCGCCGGCTTCATGCTGGAGGTCAACCTCGGCGGCACCGCCATCGGCACCGGGGTCAACGCCCCCGCCGGCTACCAGGCGCAGGTCACCGCCGCGCTGAGCGAGGTCACCGGTCTGGAGATCAAGGGGGCCGGCGATCTGCTGGAGGCCACCAGTGACACCGGCGCCTACGTCAACGCCAGCTCGGTGGTCAAGCGTGTGGCCATGAAGCTGTCGAAGATCTGCAACGACCTGCGGCTGCTGTCCTCGGGTCCGCGGGCGGGCCTCAACGAGATCAACCTGCCGGAGCGGCAGGCCGGTTCGTCGATCATGCCGGCGAAGGTCAACCCGGTCATCCCGGAGGTCGTCAACCAGATCTGCTTCAAGGTCTTCGGCAACGACGTCACCATCTCCATGGCCGCCGAGGCCGGCCAGCTGCAGCTCAACGTCATGGAGCCGGTCATCGCCCAGTCGCTGTTCGAGTCGATCCGGCTGCTGGCGCGCGCCTGCACCACGCTGCGCACCCTGTGCGTCGTCGGCATCACGGCGAACCCGGAGGTCTGCCGCGCCTACGTCGAGCACTCCATCGGGATCGTCACCTACCTCAACCCGCTCATCGGCCACCACAACGGTGACCTGGTCGGTAAGGAATGCGCCCGGACCGGCAAGTCGGTCCGGGAGGTCGTGCTGGAGCGCGGCCTGCTCGACGAGAAGACCCTCGACGAGGTCCTGAGCACGGAGAACCTGCTGCACCCGACGTGGCGCGGCAAGCTCTACGTCAACTCCTAG
- a CDS encoding undecaprenyl-diphosphate phosphatase, which yields MTDTTMGMDWLQTIVLSVVQGLTEFLPVSSSGHLRIVSELFWGRDAGASFTAVVQLGTELAVLVFFARDIWNIITGWFAGVFHRERRGTLDYRMGWMVIVATIPVGLIGFFAKDIIRDNLRNLWITATVLILFSFVFIWAEKVGTRTRTYGKLTMKDAVLMGLAQCLSLIPGVSRSGATVSAGLFLNLDREVATRFSFLLAIPAVLASGLFSLDDAFNPTDGQSATGLQLLVGTGIAFILGYISIAWLLKFVSHHSFAWFAVWRIPVGVLVMVLLATGVITA from the coding sequence ATGACTGACACCACCATGGGTATGGACTGGCTCCAGACCATCGTCCTCTCCGTCGTGCAGGGGCTCACCGAGTTCCTGCCCGTGTCCTCCTCCGGGCATCTGCGCATCGTCTCCGAGCTGTTCTGGGGCCGGGACGCCGGCGCCTCGTTCACCGCCGTCGTGCAGCTCGGCACCGAGCTCGCGGTCCTGGTGTTCTTCGCCCGCGACATCTGGAACATCATCACCGGCTGGTTCGCCGGGGTGTTCCACCGGGAACGGCGCGGGACGCTGGACTACCGGATGGGCTGGATGGTCATCGTCGCCACCATCCCGGTGGGCCTGATCGGCTTCTTCGCCAAGGACATCATCCGCGACAATCTGCGGAACCTGTGGATCACCGCCACCGTGCTGATCCTGTTCTCCTTCGTGTTCATCTGGGCCGAGAAGGTCGGCACCCGGACGCGCACCTACGGGAAACTGACGATGAAGGACGCGGTCCTCATGGGTCTGGCCCAGTGCCTGTCCCTGATCCCGGGAGTCTCCCGGTCCGGGGCGACCGTGTCCGCCGGACTGTTCCTCAACCTCGACCGGGAGGTCGCCACCCGGTTCTCCTTCCTGCTGGCCATCCCGGCGGTGCTCGCCTCCGGCCTGTTCAGCCTCGATGACGCCTTCAACCCCACCGACGGGCAGTCGGCGACGGGCCTGCAGCTCCTGGTGGGCACGGGAATCGCCTTCATCCTCGGGTACATCTCGATCGCCTGGCTGCTGAAGTTCGTCTCGCACCACTCCTTCGCGTGGTTCGCGGTGTGGCGGATCCCGGTCGGTGTGCTGGTCATGGTGCTGCTGGCCACCGGCGTGATCACGGCCTGA